One Methanohalophilus mahii DSM 5219 genomic window carries:
- the argB gene encoding acetylglutamate kinase, whose translation MSEGHYKKENILIEALPYIREFYDSFMVIKVGGHAMVDPEIMSAIVEDIVLLRFVGIHPVIVHGGGPEITEKMEQMGKKPEFVGGLRITDDETVEIARMVLVGSINTKIVSLIGQHGAKGVGLSGKDGKMIMARKKPAQRVMIEDIEHSVDLGWVGETEIINPELIHIVTDQGYIPVISPIAVDNEGNALNINADTVAGDIAKSLQAKKLILMTDVAGLMRDPSDTTTRISRVLAPQVEDLIDEGIIGGGMIPKMRSASTSVKNGVERVHIINGSVPHSILLELFTDGGIGTMVF comes from the coding sequence ATGTCAGAAGGCCACTATAAGAAGGAAAACATATTGATTGAAGCCCTTCCCTACATTCGTGAATTTTATGATTCTTTTATGGTGATAAAAGTTGGAGGGCACGCAATGGTAGATCCCGAAATAATGAGTGCAATTGTTGAGGATATTGTGCTTCTCAGATTTGTGGGTATACATCCGGTCATCGTACATGGCGGTGGACCTGAAATCACTGAAAAAATGGAGCAGATGGGCAAAAAACCTGAATTTGTAGGCGGCTTGCGCATTACCGATGATGAGACTGTGGAAATTGCCCGTATGGTCCTTGTAGGTAGTATCAATACGAAAATTGTGTCCCTGATTGGCCAGCACGGTGCAAAAGGTGTGGGTCTTTCCGGTAAAGACGGGAAAATGATAATGGCGCGCAAAAAACCTGCCCAGAGGGTTATGATAGAGGATATCGAGCATAGTGTGGATCTGGGGTGGGTTGGAGAAACCGAGATAATCAATCCGGAATTGATCCATATAGTGACAGATCAGGGCTACATTCCTGTGATATCTCCGATTGCTGTGGATAATGAGGGCAATGCCCTGAATATCAATGCAGATACGGTTGCCGGAGATATTGCCAAATCACTGCAGGCCAAGAAACTCATCCTAATGACAGATGTAGCAGGACTTATGAGGGATCCTTCAGACACTACTACAAGGATTTCACGGGTACTTGCACCTCAGGTTGAGGATCTGATTGATGAGGGAATTATTGGTGGCGGTATGATCCCCAAAATGCGCAGTGCATCCACAAGTGTGAAAAACGGTGTAGAAAGGGTGCATATAATAAATGGAAGTGTGCCCCATTCCATCCTTCTGGAATTGTTTACAGATGGAGGAATAGGCACTATGGTATTCTAA
- a CDS encoding non-histone chromosomal MC1 family protein encodes MSKSEPRNFVLRDEKGNEHGVFTGKQPRQAALKVANRGKGTKKKPEKIMLRERGTKKVHIFHGWKQEVDAPKNKPDWMPDKINKPFVKKEKPGIIKLEQV; translated from the coding sequence ATGTCTAAGTCAGAACCGAGAAATTTTGTATTAAGGGATGAGAAAGGAAACGAACATGGGGTATTTACAGGAAAGCAACCAAGGCAAGCAGCTCTTAAAGTTGCAAACCGTGGTAAAGGCACCAAGAAAAAACCTGAAAAAATCATGCTCCGTGAAAGGGGAACCAAGAAAGTCCATATTTTCCATGGATGGAAACAGGAAGTTGATGCTCCCAAGAACAAACCAGACTGGATGCCTGACAAAATCAACAAGCCTTTTGTTAAAAAAGAAAAACCAGGCATAATCAAACTTGAGCAAGTCTGA
- the mptA gene encoding GTP cyclohydrolase MptA, with the protein MELPVLELPDVQANKPKVPINLTRVGVTDVKKLVEIKRKDKRPIVLISTFDIFVDLPSDRKGANLSRNFEAIDEVLEKAVNMPVYEIEELCGDVAQNLLTRHEYATQAEVIMKSEYVIKRESPVKKIQCQEVVDIFAESIATRDEENNIEVKKLIGSEVVGMTACPCAQEIMQDKAMKELTELGVDEKTVSLFLKRMPMPTHNQRGRGIISIQTNCDVEVSLEKIIKIIETSMSSNVFELLKRQDEAFVVETAHRNPKFVEDCVRTMAKKIVETFSHLPDDAIVTIKQINEESIHRHNAFAERVADFRDLKDEIANS; encoded by the coding sequence ATGGAACTCCCAGTATTAGAGCTACCAGATGTTCAGGCAAATAAACCAAAAGTACCGATCAACCTTACCAGAGTCGGGGTAACCGATGTGAAAAAACTGGTAGAGATCAAGAGAAAAGATAAAAGACCAATCGTCCTTATATCTACTTTTGATATTTTTGTTGATCTGCCCTCTGACAGAAAAGGTGCAAACCTTTCACGTAATTTTGAAGCTATAGATGAGGTTCTAGAAAAGGCAGTCAATATGCCCGTCTATGAGATAGAAGAACTTTGCGGCGATGTTGCACAGAACCTTCTCACAAGACATGAATATGCAACTCAGGCAGAAGTGATAATGAAAAGTGAGTATGTGATCAAACGTGAATCACCTGTGAAAAAAATACAATGTCAGGAAGTTGTCGACATATTCGCAGAATCCATCGCAACCCGTGATGAAGAAAACAACATCGAAGTCAAGAAACTTATTGGTTCAGAAGTTGTAGGAATGACCGCATGCCCCTGTGCACAGGAAATTATGCAGGATAAGGCCATGAAAGAACTTACAGAACTTGGAGTGGATGAGAAGACCGTATCCCTTTTCCTCAAAAGAATGCCAATGCCCACCCACAACCAGCGCGGCAGAGGTATCATTTCTATCCAGACAAATTGTGACGTCGAAGTGTCCCTGGAAAAAATAATAAAGATTATCGAAACATCCATGAGTTCAAATGTATTCGAATTACTGAAGCGCCAAGACGAAGCTTTTGTGGTAGAAACCGCTCACAGAAATCCAAAATTCGTGGAAGACTGTGTGAGAACAATGGCAAAGAAAATTGTAGAAACGTTCTCTCACCTACCCGATGATGCTATCGTAACTATTAAACAGATAAATGAAGAAAGCATACACAGGCATAATGCATTTGCAGAAAGGGTTGCGGATTTCAGAGATCTTAAAGATGAGATTGCAAATAGTTAA
- a CDS encoding DUF2098 domain-containing protein: MEPIETSDIDGHPLEIGMVVRYLNTGTLGEIIDIKEDDEGTWGLLDTTDLYYRVDTLKVSGEKVGKRGEKEYSASDVKDYLLSQDEETSSGNLENVYQSTGGG; encoded by the coding sequence ATGGAACCTATAGAAACATCTGACATCGATGGACATCCTCTTGAAATAGGCATGGTGGTGAGATACCTCAATACCGGAACCCTGGGAGAGATCATCGATATAAAGGAAGATGATGAAGGCACATGGGGCCTGCTGGATACCACAGACCTTTACTACAGGGTCGATACGTTGAAAGTATCAGGTGAAAAGGTAGGAAAAAGGGGAGAAAAAGAATACAGTGCAAGCGATGTCAAGGATTACCTGCTCAGCCAGGACGAGGAAACTTCTTCAGGAAATCTGGAGAATGTATATCAGTCCACCGGTGGAGGCTGA
- a CDS encoding nucleotidyltransferase domain-containing protein has product MLRTRLRDFVRTDEDCLFSVVDYFHPAGVRGILRYAPDEAGNRFAKGIKYSKYDFEDSFDYMRKHHPDWIADVHIIPQERVSEILSPIDRLPEVVDSDERIKTIVKVLFDAGIPMSKQGVTGSILPGLQNEMSDIDFVVYGPAWFKARDTIKRAKSLDSRIEAIDENMWQRIYRKRSPEISYDEFFLHELRKGNRGMVDGTYFDLLFTRDWDQIHQPLERGEDTEHIQIKATVTDATFAFDNPALYKIDHEEIDHILSYTHTYSGQALAGERIEARGVVEELGHKKRLVVGTSREPRGEWMRSLTLLEKEGLL; this is encoded by the coding sequence ATGCTCAGGACCAGATTAAGGGATTTTGTACGCACGGATGAAGACTGTTTATTTTCGGTAGTCGATTATTTCCACCCCGCCGGTGTAAGGGGAATACTAAGGTATGCTCCGGATGAGGCGGGGAACCGTTTTGCAAAGGGGATCAAGTACAGTAAATACGATTTCGAAGATTCTTTTGATTACATGCGCAAGCACCACCCGGATTGGATAGCGGATGTACATATAATCCCACAGGAAAGAGTTTCAGAAATTCTCAGCCCTATAGACCGACTGCCTGAAGTAGTTGACTCGGATGAACGAATCAAAACAATTGTTAAGGTTCTTTTTGATGCCGGCATACCTATGAGCAAACAGGGAGTTACCGGTTCAATCCTTCCTGGTTTACAAAATGAAATGTCTGATATTGATTTTGTGGTTTACGGGCCTGCCTGGTTTAAGGCACGTGATACCATAAAAAGAGCAAAATCATTGGACTCCCGTATTGAGGCAATCGATGAGAATATGTGGCAACGTATTTACAGAAAACGCTCTCCTGAAATATCATATGACGAATTCTTTCTGCATGAATTAAGAAAAGGAAATCGTGGAATGGTGGATGGTACTTATTTTGATCTCCTTTTCACAAGAGATTGGGATCAGATACATCAGCCCCTGGAAAGGGGGGAAGATACCGAGCATATTCAAATAAAAGCCACTGTTACAGATGCAACATTTGCTTTTGATAATCCGGCATTGTATAAAATTGATCATGAAGAGATCGATCATATCCTTTCATATACGCACACCTATTCGGGTCAGGCATTAGCAGGAGAACGAATAGAGGCAAGGGGGGTGGTTGAGGAACTGGGACATAAAAAAAGGCTTGTGGTAGGTACCTCAAGGGAGCCCCGGGGTGAATGGATGCGCTCCCTTACGTTGCTTGAGAAAGAAGGTTTATTGTAA
- a CDS encoding N-acetyltransferase has protein sequence MIHKQLPGLIRKAVIEDVTPMKDLINSYAKKEVMLPRSVGELYENIRNFYVYEENGEVVGCCALQVVWEDLAEILSFAVKPERTGMGIGSMLLDASIEEGKNIGVKRAFTLTYVPEFFERQGFSKVEKSSLPHKVWVGCIKCPKFPDCNEIALLRYL, from the coding sequence ATTATTCATAAACAGTTACCGGGCTTAATTCGTAAGGCTGTAATTGAGGATGTAACTCCCATGAAAGACCTCATAAACAGCTATGCAAAAAAAGAGGTTATGTTACCCCGCTCTGTGGGTGAACTGTATGAAAACATAAGGAATTTTTATGTTTATGAGGAAAATGGTGAAGTGGTTGGTTGCTGTGCTCTTCAGGTTGTATGGGAAGATCTGGCAGAGATCTTGTCTTTTGCTGTTAAACCCGAACGCACTGGAATGGGCATTGGCTCGATGCTACTGGATGCCAGTATAGAAGAAGGCAAAAATATCGGGGTGAAAAGAGCATTTACTCTTACTTATGTGCCGGAATTTTTTGAAAGACAGGGGTTTTCAAAAGTTGAAAAATCCTCACTACCCCATAAGGTATGGGTAGGTTGCATAAAATGTCCCAAATTCCCGGATTGCAATGAAATTGCCTTGCTCAGATACTTGTAA
- a CDS encoding DUF1699 family protein, with amino-acid sequence MRIRMLNSKYEIETLKEDEEVVHLSFRPSNTDIMQIITRCKGLKALQLPSSYRKTLSDVAIKFLEMEDVELLEGDMKSTGISMYKEIDSEE; translated from the coding sequence ATGAGAATAAGGATGTTGAATTCCAAATATGAGATTGAAACGCTTAAAGAAGATGAAGAAGTTGTACATCTTTCTTTCAGGCCGAGCAATACGGATATTATGCAGATTATCACCAGGTGTAAGGGCTTAAAAGCTCTGCAATTGCCTTCATCCTACAGGAAAACTCTGTCAGATGTGGCAATTAAATTCCTTGAAATGGAAGATGTTGAGTTACTTGAAGGTGACATGAAAAGTACTGGTATCTCAATGTATAAGGAAATTGATTCTGAAGAGTGA
- the tsaA gene encoding tRNA (N6-threonylcarbamoyladenosine(37)-N6)-methyltransferase TrmO, with protein sequence MKNTCYPESVGYVKSTFKEPVFDEKMYSSISFIEIYPDFAEALEGIKEFNKIQILFHFDKSHGYKLKQKRRTDGKLVGLFATRSPHRPNGIGITTVNLLSVDGLTLEVEGLDAIDGTPVIDIKPYTSKFD encoded by the coding sequence ATGAAAAATACATGTTATCCGGAATCTGTTGGTTATGTGAAAAGTACCTTTAAAGAACCTGTATTTGATGAAAAAATGTATTCATCAATTTCCTTTATTGAAATCTATCCCGATTTTGCAGAAGCATTGGAAGGGATTAAAGAATTTAACAAAATCCAGATATTGTTTCATTTTGACAAAAGTCATGGCTATAAATTAAAGCAAAAACGTCGAACCGATGGTAAATTGGTGGGGCTATTTGCCACCCGCAGTCCACATCGGCCAAATGGTATAGGGATAACAACCGTAAACTTGCTTTCGGTAGACGGATTAACCCTGGAAGTGGAAGGTCTTGACGCTATAGATGGTACTCCTGTAATTGATATTAAACCATATACCAGCAAATTTGACTGA
- a CDS encoding 4Fe-4S binding protein has product MVYGSHVAVFGCKGCRKCISICGENAIFCSAGRVQIDMQKCNACGQCVSHCPNKALLLMD; this is encoded by the coding sequence ATGGTTTATGGGTCACATGTAGCCGTATTTGGATGCAAAGGCTGTAGAAAATGTATATCTATTTGTGGTGAGAATGCAATTTTCTGTAGTGCCGGACGCGTTCAAATAGACATGCAAAAGTGTAATGCTTGCGGGCAATGTGTTTCTCATTGTCCAAATAAGGCTCTTTTGTTGATGGATTAA
- a CDS encoding radical SAM protein: MANIQQAEAGSFYSYLSTGCKMCREGAKMVLYVTGRCGKNCFYCPLSEERRIDTVYANEKKVQCDDEVIEESMRMQAMGAGITGGEPLLEIKRVLYYIHLLKSTFGKKYHIHLYTALPVDEKTIDNLVEAGLDEIRFHPPLQEWGNIEKSKFKTAIINCKQSGLETGIEVPAIEGIGKFVDLCNTVDCFINFNELEFTETNYGQLHRRGYKLKDDISNAVAGSRDSAVKILKSFKRAHFCSSAYKDAIQLRKRLIRIAENTSRPFDEITDDGTIIFGIIHTKNTAKILEQLQEFEVPEEMYEIKENIIEIASWILEDIADDIRDVSDKLEIIERYPTSDGLIVESMPV; this comes from the coding sequence ATGGCAAATATCCAGCAAGCAGAAGCAGGCTCTTTTTACAGTTATCTTTCAACCGGTTGCAAAATGTGCCGCGAAGGTGCAAAAATGGTATTGTACGTAACCGGTCGTTGCGGTAAGAATTGTTTCTATTGTCCGCTATCAGAAGAGAGAAGAATCGATACCGTATATGCCAATGAAAAAAAAGTTCAATGCGACGATGAAGTAATAGAAGAAAGCATGCGTATGCAGGCCATGGGAGCAGGAATTACTGGTGGTGAACCACTCCTTGAAATAAAAAGGGTCTTGTATTACATCCATCTACTGAAAAGCACTTTCGGAAAAAAATACCATATTCATCTCTATACTGCCTTACCCGTAGATGAAAAAACAATTGATAATCTTGTTGAAGCAGGACTGGATGAGATACGTTTCCACCCCCCTCTGCAGGAATGGGGAAATATTGAAAAAAGTAAATTTAAAACAGCAATCATCAATTGTAAACAATCAGGACTTGAAACCGGAATAGAAGTGCCTGCAATAGAAGGTATTGGAAAGTTTGTTGATTTGTGTAATACCGTTGACTGTTTCATCAATTTCAATGAACTGGAATTTACAGAAACAAATTACGGGCAATTACATCGCAGAGGATACAAATTAAAAGATGATATTTCAAATGCTGTAGCAGGATCACGAGATAGCGCAGTAAAAATCCTAAAAAGTTTTAAAAGGGCCCATTTCTGTTCATCTGCTTACAAAGATGCCATCCAGCTAAGGAAACGTCTTATCAGGATTGCGGAAAATACATCTCGCCCATTTGATGAAATAACCGATGATGGTACGATCATATTTGGAATAATACATACCAAAAATACTGCTAAAATACTTGAGCAATTGCAGGAATTTGAAGTTCCTGAAGAAATGTATGAAATAAAGGAAAATATTATTGAGATCGCATCCTGGATACTTGAAGATATTGCAGATGATATCAGGGATGTCAGTGACAAACTTGAAATTATTGAAAGATATCCTACCTCAGACGGTCTGATTGTAGAAAGCATGCCGGTTTGA
- a CDS encoding DUF2551 domain-containing protein, with translation MFVLETIENRVRSRLIKYLGRDDTGIRKVVLKLFLDGGKYTTNDIYKFLHEKDFDISYRGVSAMVGLMNTRLGILSIDVTGDHNIYLLKNDYRDIVRSVLDNY, from the coding sequence GTGTTCGTGCTGGAAACCATAGAAAACCGGGTAAGATCAAGGCTGATAAAATATCTTGGCCGGGATGACACAGGGATACGCAAAGTGGTCCTTAAATTGTTCCTTGACGGCGGGAAATATACCACCAATGATATCTATAAATTCCTTCACGAAAAGGATTTTGATATAAGTTACAGGGGAGTTTCAGCTATGGTTGGGCTCATGAATACACGCCTGGGAATCCTGAGCATTGATGTAACCGGCGATCACAATATCTATTTATTAAAAAATGATTACAGGGATATCGTGCGTTCAGTACTTGACAATTATTAA
- the uppS gene encoding polyprenyl diphosphate synthase encodes MWRILPELLYKGYEFFLEKDIRNSKLPQHIAIIMDGNRRYAKKLGKFTSYGHTRGADITEKVIEWSYENGIKELTIYAFSTENFSRKKDEKKSILKLIGTRLEEMCVDERTHKRRLKVRIIGDRDLLPGDLLQSIDKVEMATKDYDSLKLNIAIAYGGRQDIIQAIREVARKVKVGDIKTGEITEKTISRHLYPEENSPVSNVDLIIRTGGNERVSNFLPWQACGNECAAYFCAPYWPDFRKIDFLRSIRTYQQRQEERSRTLSNRTLHFIHDIERKLDVRDVDSQTKKIPEKNS; translated from the coding sequence ATGTGGCGGATATTACCTGAACTGTTGTATAAAGGATATGAGTTTTTTCTGGAAAAAGATATTCGTAATTCTAAATTGCCACAGCATATTGCTATTATAATGGATGGAAACCGCAGATACGCCAAAAAACTTGGTAAATTTACCTCATACGGCCATACCCGGGGAGCCGATATTACTGAAAAAGTCATTGAATGGTCCTATGAAAACGGCATTAAGGAACTAACAATATATGCTTTTTCGACTGAAAATTTCAGCAGGAAAAAAGATGAGAAGAAAAGCATACTAAAACTTATAGGAACCAGACTTGAAGAAATGTGTGTTGATGAAAGGACACATAAAAGACGTCTGAAGGTACGTATAATAGGAGACAGAGACCTTTTACCCGGGGACCTCTTGCAGAGTATTGATAAAGTTGAGATGGCAACAAAGGATTATGACAGTCTAAAACTTAACATTGCAATTGCTTATGGCGGGAGACAGGATATCATACAGGCTATACGTGAAGTTGCCAGAAAGGTCAAAGTCGGGGATATCAAAACGGGCGAAATAACTGAAAAAACCATATCCAGACACCTCTATCCGGAAGAAAATTCACCTGTATCAAATGTTGATCTCATAATCCGCACAGGAGGAAATGAAAGGGTTTCGAATTTCCTTCCCTGGCAGGCATGTGGAAATGAATGTGCAGCCTATTTCTGCGCTCCCTACTGGCCGGATTTCAGGAAAATCGATTTCCTTCGATCCATCCGTACATACCAGCAGAGACAGGAGGAAAGAAGCAGAACACTTTCAAACAGGACACTGCATTTTATCCATGATATAGAGAGAAAACTGGATGTAAGAGATGTTGATTCTCAAACAAAAAAAATACCTGAAAAAAATAGCTAA
- a CDS encoding DNA-methyltransferase has product MKPVDIYGNVFYNEDCITGAATHIPDESVDLIITDPPYGIKGDKLHQHYNRDENFVVDGYVEIPEAKYADFSLAWIKEAERILKPGGSIYIVSGYTNLYHILHALYQTNLEEINHIIWKYNFGVYTKTKYVSSHYHILYYQKAGKSRTFNLESRYGTCEKTEDGRSLNYRDREDVWIINREYKPGKVKNKNELPHKLLKKIIQYSSNEGDLVCDMFLGGFSTPTVAIGLNRRCTGFEISETMFRAKTREIDQSNVIKPGFMVPELREPVIKNLENQGRPWTSKEEDYLLTRYRELRQSGQNKKDTIEIIGEELGRGRWSIEKAIKKISKKDDNRQS; this is encoded by the coding sequence ATGAAGCCTGTTGACATTTATGGGAATGTATTTTACAATGAGGATTGCATTACAGGAGCTGCAACTCATATACCTGATGAGTCGGTAGATCTGATTATTACCGATCCTCCATATGGGATAAAAGGGGACAAATTACATCAGCATTACAATAGAGATGAAAATTTCGTAGTTGATGGATACGTAGAAATCCCGGAAGCCAAATATGCAGATTTCAGTCTGGCCTGGATAAAAGAAGCAGAAAGAATTCTAAAACCCGGTGGCTCCATATACATTGTTTCCGGATACACAAATCTCTATCATATCCTCCATGCCCTGTACCAGACAAATCTGGAAGAGATCAATCACATAATATGGAAATACAATTTTGGTGTTTATACAAAAACAAAATACGTATCCTCCCATTATCATATTTTATATTACCAAAAGGCCGGCAAAAGTCGCACCTTTAATCTGGAATCAAGATACGGAACCTGTGAAAAAACAGAAGATGGTAGATCTCTGAATTACAGGGACAGGGAAGATGTCTGGATAATTAACAGGGAGTACAAACCCGGCAAGGTTAAAAATAAAAATGAACTGCCCCACAAACTCCTGAAGAAAATTATTCAATACAGTAGTAATGAAGGCGACCTAGTTTGTGACATGTTCCTGGGTGGTTTCTCAACTCCAACTGTTGCAATCGGCCTTAATAGGCGTTGCACCGGTTTTGAAATATCAGAGACGATGTTTAGGGCAAAAACCCGGGAAATTGACCAGAGCAATGTCATTAAACCAGGATTTATGGTCCCGGAATTACGCGAACCTGTCATCAAGAATCTGGAAAACCAGGGAAGACCCTGGACTTCAAAGGAAGAAGATTACCTGCTTACGAGGTACAGGGAATTACGTCAAAGTGGACAAAACAAAAAAGATACCATAGAGATAATTGGAGAGGAATTGGGCAGAGGTAGATGGAGCATCGAGAAAGCAATTAAAAAAATTAGCAAAAAAGATGATAACAGGCAATCATAA
- a CDS encoding DNA-directed RNA polymerase subunit D, with protein MDIDILELSDRSARFILSDVDAAFANGLRRAMLADVPTLAIDEVNIYNNTSVLYDEQIALRLALVPLVTIFNEFTPHEECSCEEGCPACTVSLTLSVEAPMDEDKTVYSGDLVSADPKIKAADSNIAVVKLKGGQQLVLEGIAKMGYGHDHAKWQAGVACGYKNVPVIEIEGCDLCEKCVSACPRDILTLGKESAEVVDDRLLNCSLCKQCVAACDIDAISVSENNTSFIFTLESDGSYSAEELIINAVNTIRTKASTLDNILGEL; from the coding sequence ATGGATATCGATATACTTGAGCTGTCTGATAGATCTGCCAGATTTATTTTGTCAGATGTGGATGCAGCTTTTGCGAACGGATTGAGGCGGGCTATGCTTGCTGATGTCCCAACTCTCGCAATCGATGAAGTCAATATTTACAACAATACTTCAGTCCTTTATGATGAACAGATAGCTTTGAGGCTGGCTTTGGTGCCTCTTGTAACAATTTTCAATGAGTTCACTCCTCATGAAGAGTGTTCATGTGAAGAAGGTTGTCCGGCCTGTACAGTTTCCCTCACGTTAAGTGTGGAAGCACCAATGGATGAGGATAAGACTGTTTATTCAGGGGACCTTGTATCCGCAGATCCTAAAATAAAAGCTGCTGACTCCAATATCGCGGTTGTTAAGCTTAAAGGCGGACAACAACTTGTCCTTGAAGGTATTGCAAAAATGGGTTATGGTCACGACCACGCTAAATGGCAGGCAGGAGTTGCCTGTGGCTATAAAAATGTGCCCGTGATCGAGATAGAGGGTTGTGATCTCTGCGAAAAATGTGTTTCGGCATGCCCTCGCGATATACTGACCCTTGGTAAGGAATCTGCAGAAGTTGTGGACGATAGACTCTTGAATTGCTCTCTCTGCAAGCAGTGTGTAGCTGCCTGTGATATTGATGCAATCTCGGTTAGTGAGAATAATACATCTTTTATTTTCACTCTTGAATCCGATGGTTCGTATAGTGCAGAAGAGTTAATTATAAATGCAGTGAATACAATCAGGACGAAAGCTTCAACCCTTGATAATATACTGGGTGAATTGTAA
- a CDS encoding 30S ribosomal protein S11: MANGIWAVAHIKCSFNNTIITVTDITGAETIAKSSGGMVVKAARDESSPYTAMQMAGQLADTLRDKGVEGVHIRVRAPGGNKQRSPGPGAQAAIRAFARAGIRIGRIEDVTPVPHDGTRPIGGRRV, from the coding sequence ATGGCAAATGGAATATGGGCTGTTGCTCACATCAAATGTTCATTTAACAATACTATAATCACAGTTACCGATATAACAGGTGCTGAAACAATAGCGAAATCATCCGGTGGGATGGTAGTCAAAGCTGCAAGGGATGAGAGTTCTCCTTATACTGCGATGCAGATGGCCGGCCAGCTTGCTGATACTCTTAGGGATAAGGGTGTCGAAGGTGTACACATCCGTGTCCGTGCTCCCGGTGGTAATAAGCAGAGAAGTCCCGGTCCAGGTGCACAGGCAGCTATTAGGGCTTTTGCACGTGCAGGTATCAGGATTGGACGTATTGAGGATGTAACGCCTGTGCCACATGACGGTACCCGTCCAATAGGCGGCAGACGCGTCTAA
- a CDS encoding 30S ribosomal protein S4 — translation MVYPGKKRKSYDTPKHPWQASRMANEVDLIKKYGLRNKKELWKADSILRRYRADARRLLADSAEAELTGHAKTEADQILSRLIRYSMIKGDAEIDDILALNTEVILERRLQTLVHRLGLARTPKQARQFITHGHIAIDGKKLTVPGMLVSKQDEMMIDYYGTSPMTTESHPERPAQIASSLVEE, via the coding sequence ATGGTTTATCCCGGAAAGAAAAGAAAAAGTTATGACACCCCGAAGCATCCCTGGCAAGCTTCCCGTATGGCAAATGAGGTTGACCTGATTAAAAAATACGGCCTCAGGAATAAAAAAGAACTCTGGAAAGCAGATAGTATTCTCAGACGATACAGGGCAGATGCCCGTAGATTACTTGCTGATTCTGCAGAAGCAGAACTTACCGGTCACGCAAAGACTGAAGCAGACCAGATTCTATCAAGACTGATTCGTTATTCCATGATCAAAGGCGATGCCGAAATCGATGATATTCTGGCATTAAATACAGAAGTTATCCTTGAAAGAAGGCTTCAGACCCTTGTCCACAGACTTGGTTTGGCCAGAACTCCCAAGCAGGCAAGACAGTTTATTACCCATGGTCATATTGCAATTGATGGTAAGAAGTTGACCGTTCCTGGTATGCTGGTATCAAAACAGGATGAGATGATGATTGATTACTATGGAACATCACCTATGACAACCGAGTCACACCCGGAGAGACCAGCTCAGATTGCATCTTCCCTTGTGGAGGAATGA
- a CDS encoding 30S ribosomal protein S13, which produces MADEEIRHLVRIMNTDLQGKQKVLYALTGIKGIGRRTARLIAESAEVDPSETIGYLSDEGIARLNEAIETFENHLPVWMLNRQKDLLTGENKHILGQDIDLTIREDLNDLKKIRAYRGIRHERGLKVRGQRTKSAGRGGSTIGVSKTR; this is translated from the coding sequence ATGGCAGACGAAGAAATAAGACATCTTGTACGTATAATGAACACTGACTTGCAGGGTAAGCAGAAGGTCCTTTATGCACTCACCGGTATCAAGGGGATTGGCAGAAGGACTGCAAGACTCATTGCAGAAAGTGCAGAAGTAGATCCATCAGAAACCATTGGTTATCTTTCTGATGAGGGTATTGCCAGGCTTAATGAAGCTATCGAGACATTTGAAAACCACCTTCCTGTGTGGATGCTTAATAGGCAAAAGGATTTGTTGACAGGTGAAAATAAACACATTCTTGGACAGGATATTGACCTGACTATAAGGGAAGATTTGAACGACCTCAAAAAGATTCGTGCCTATCGTGGTATACGCCATGAAAGAGGTTTGAAGGTACGTGGACAGAGAACCAAATCCGCAGGACGCGGTGGATCCACAATAGGTGTCAGCAAAACAAGATGA